In Candidatus Polarisedimenticolia bacterium, the genomic window TGATGTGGATGAGCAGGTTCTCCGGCTCCCCCTCGGCGTAGCCCTGCTCGAACATCATCCTCTCGGCCTCGACGGCCCACCCCTCGGCGAACGTGCCGGACGAGAAGATCTTCTTGTATACCGTCGCGAAGGGGGACCCCAGGGCGTACCAGTACTGCACGTAGTGACCGGGGAAGGCCTCGTGGATGGTCAGTCCCTGCAGGGCGTAGTGGTTGTACTCGCGCAGGAAGGACTCTTCCGCGGCCCGGTCTTTCTCGGGCGAGCCGCCGCGCGGCACCGAGGAGATCCAGAACGACTTCTTCAGCTCCGGCTCGAGGATCGGCGGCGGGTTGAAGAACGCCACCGCCAGGCCGTCCAGGAAGCCGGGCGTCGGCTCGACGACGAAGTTGTCGCGGTCGGGAGGGAGCGTGAGAAGTCCGCGGGCCCGGATGAACCCCTTGATCCGCTCGATCGCCCGCAGGGTGTCCCGGAACAGCGTCTCGCGGGTGGAGTGTCTCGTGCAGACCTCGTCCAGGACCTCCCGAACGACCGGATTGATCAGGTCATCCCCGCGTTCCTCGTGCCGGTGGCCGGGATGGAGCGCCCGGTGGAGCGGCCGGGCGACCTCCAGCATGAGCCGGCGGTCGGACTCGATCTGCGCCTCGGCCCGATGCAGGATCTCGTCCGGCGACAGATCGGACTGGAGCGTGTGCCTCAGCTTCCGCGTCCAGAGGTCCCGCCCGAGCCGCCAGTCGCCGTTCGACCGCGGCAGGAGATCGCTTCGGAGCCACTCCTGGAAGCTCCTGAGCGCCCGGAGGACACGGGCGTTTTCGCGCTCCAGCTCCTCGCGGATCGCCGGGGCCCGGGGAAACAGGGGAGGCGCCGTCCGCTCGAAGAAGGCGATGTTGCCGGCATGCGTGTCGAGCACCATTTCGGTCGTCACCCGCGGCGGGTTGTCGAGGTTGGCCCTGGCGGTCTCGAGGAAGCGCGGGATCTGCCGCATGCGCGACAGGAGCGCCCCCAGGCGCTCCGGCCACAGGGGCGATTCCGGCTCGAGGAGCGTCAGGTAGAGCGTCGAGGTCCCCAGGAGGTCCTCGTAGCTCTGCGGATTGCGCGCATGCGGCCGCAGCTCCGTCAGGGAGAACAGCGACGCCTCGACGTCGTTTCGGACGAGCTGATAGTCGATGCGGGCGCTGACCGACAGCCGCCCCGGATCGACGGCCATGAGCTCCGACCGGAACCGCCGCGCCAGGTCGACCTTCGAGGCGATCCCTCCCGCCGACAGATCGTCCAGGAGGCCGTCGTGATCGTGGAGACCGATCACGGTCGCGGTCGAGGGGTAGGCCCGCATGGACTCGGCGAGATAGCGATCGGCGATGACGTAGAAGGCGCGATCGGCCCCCTGCGCCGAGGCGGGGATCCCCCCGGGAAAGAGGGACCGGGGTCGCGCCGCCTCGATCATGCCGTCGTCCTCTCGATCGGGAGGGGAGCTGGCGGAGAGGGTGGGATTCGAACCCACGTGGGACGGTTTAGGCCCCAACCCGCTTTCGAGGCGGGCCCGTTGCGACCACTTCGGTACCTCTCCGCGCATCACTTTATCATCGCCCCCGCGGCGAGCGCCAGCGAGCCGTTACGCATGAGCTGTGCCGAGGGACACGCGCCGAGCGACACGGCCCGAGCCCTCTCATCCGGCTAGGCCGCTGCGCGCGTGCCTGAACTCCAAGACGCCGCCGGCCTCCCTCGCGCCGTCAACTCGAGCCGGTCATCGGGCCACAGGTTCATCTTGGCTCCGCGGGTCTGCGGCCAAGGGACCCGAGTAACTGAATGGCTC contains:
- a CDS encoding DUF885 domain-containing protein, coding for MIEAARPRSLFPGGIPASAQGADRAFYVIADRYLAESMRAYPSTATVIGLHDHDGLLDDLSAGGIASKVDLARRFRSELMAVDPGRLSVSARIDYQLVRNDVEASLFSLTELRPHARNPQSYEDLLGTSTLYLTLLEPESPLWPERLGALLSRMRQIPRFLETARANLDNPPRVTTEMVLDTHAGNIAFFERTAPPLFPRAPAIREELERENARVLRALRSFQEWLRSDLLPRSNGDWRLGRDLWTRKLRHTLQSDLSPDEILHRAEAQIESDRRLMLEVARPLHRALHPGHRHEERGDDLINPVVREVLDEVCTRHSTRETLFRDTLRAIERIKGFIRARGLLTLPPDRDNFVVEPTPGFLDGLAVAFFNPPPILEPELKKSFWISSVPRGGSPEKDRAAEESFLREYNHYALQGLTIHEAFPGHYVQYWYALGSPFATVYKKIFSSGTFAEGWAVEAERMMFEQGYAEGEPENLLIHIKQRLRVPLNAVLDAALHTGAMTDEEADRFGLDLLQRLGFQEEAEARGKLRRAKVSSTQLSTYFVGSLELSDILREARLREGDRFDLRAYNERLLSFGSIPPRDVRALLQSDPRH